The Microbacterium sp. Nx66 genome contains a region encoding:
- a CDS encoding transposase yields MAAPTLDDIAAALYAGPPEEFTAARNARAKDLDDRALAAEVKALRKPAVAAWVVNVFAQERAAQLGEALALAAELREAQADLDAAALAKLGRERRALTRRLAETAADLAGSRGERVTAATRDAVEQTISAAFFDPDAAAAVASGRLVRTLEPSGTADDIRDAVAGTLPALQPQPPRPPDELQERRKRRDAERRAAAAEKDLAAAERALAKEDEAVQALHDRAEELADGIAELEAQLEQLRQEADRVARDRPAAEKRRTVAVEKKDTAAEAVQAAREALDGL; encoded by the coding sequence ATGGCCGCTCCGACCCTCGATGACATCGCGGCGGCGCTGTACGCGGGGCCGCCCGAGGAGTTCACGGCCGCCCGGAATGCGCGGGCGAAAGACCTCGACGATCGCGCGCTCGCCGCGGAGGTGAAGGCGCTCCGCAAGCCGGCGGTGGCCGCCTGGGTGGTCAACGTCTTCGCGCAGGAGCGCGCTGCGCAACTGGGGGAGGCCCTGGCGCTGGCCGCGGAGCTGCGCGAGGCGCAGGCGGATCTGGACGCTGCGGCGCTGGCGAAGCTCGGCCGGGAACGGCGCGCCCTGACCAGGCGGCTCGCCGAGACCGCCGCGGACCTCGCGGGCTCCCGCGGAGAACGGGTGACGGCGGCGACGCGGGATGCGGTCGAGCAGACGATCTCCGCGGCGTTCTTCGACCCGGACGCGGCCGCCGCCGTGGCGTCCGGACGTCTCGTGCGGACGTTGGAACCCTCGGGCACGGCGGACGACATCCGCGACGCGGTGGCCGGGACGCTCCCCGCGCTGCAGCCGCAACCCCCGCGTCCTCCGGACGAACTGCAGGAGCGCCGGAAGCGCCGGGACGCGGAACGTCGGGCGGCTGCTGCGGAGAAGGACCTCGCGGCGGCGGAGCGCGCCCTCGCGAAGGAGGACGAGGCGGTGCAGGCGCTGCACGACCGCGCCGAGGAGCTGGCCGACGGGATCGCCGAGCTGGAAGCGCAGCTGGAGCAGCTGCGTCAGGAGGCCGACCGCGTCGCCCGCGACCGTCCCGCCGCGGAGAAGAGGCGCACCGTGGCCGTGGAGAAGAAGGACACCGCTGCCGAGGCCGTGCAGGCGGCGCGCGAGGCCCTCGACGGCCTCTGA
- a CDS encoding phosphotransferase, whose product MREEVLEGGNASGPVVRVGDTVRKAWTAATPHVIAYVQAMRDRGVDAPEPRGRDAQGRQIIEFVPGTLAMDSAPLSAAELGRVGGMVRRIHDVSARHVPATDAVWEPPLSAPAQELICHNDLAPWNLMLGDRWVFIDWDGAAPSTRSWDLAFSAQTFALPDPARDPQRSADDLAAFVDGYGADEELRAELPDMMRQRTQAMLDLLRSSAETGREPWGTMYRTGHGAHWKAALDYVTAHRDVWQRALG is encoded by the coding sequence ATGCGGGAGGAAGTCCTCGAGGGCGGCAACGCGAGCGGACCCGTCGTGCGGGTCGGGGACACCGTCCGGAAGGCGTGGACGGCCGCGACTCCGCACGTGATCGCCTATGTGCAGGCGATGCGGGACCGCGGAGTGGATGCGCCCGAGCCGCGCGGTAGAGACGCGCAGGGGCGGCAGATCATCGAGTTCGTCCCTGGCACGCTCGCGATGGACTCCGCACCGCTCTCCGCCGCCGAGCTCGGCCGCGTGGGCGGGATGGTCCGGCGGATCCATGACGTGTCGGCGCGCCATGTCCCCGCCACCGATGCGGTCTGGGAACCTCCCCTGTCAGCGCCGGCGCAGGAGCTCATCTGCCACAACGACCTGGCGCCGTGGAACCTGATGCTCGGCGACCGCTGGGTCTTCATCGACTGGGACGGCGCCGCCCCGAGCACTCGGTCCTGGGACCTCGCCTTCTCCGCGCAGACGTTCGCGCTTCCGGATCCGGCCCGCGACCCGCAGCGCTCCGCCGACGACCTGGCGGCCTTCGTCGATGGATACGGTGCCGACGAGGAGCTGCGCGCGGAGCTTCCGGACATGATGCGCCAGCGCACGCAGGCGATGCTCGATCTGCTGCGCTCGTCCGCGGAGACGGGACGCGAGCCGTGGGGGACGATGTACCGCACGGGTCACGGGGCGCACTGGAAGGCGGCGCTCGACTACGTCACCGCGCATCGGGATGTGTGGCAGCGCGCGCTGGGGTGA
- a CDS encoding alpha/beta fold hydrolase, which translates to MSDDLGRAVIADLCRIPNPESIDRTAYVDLGGVSQFVSIRGRSTRNPVLVVCHGGPALPSLPSSWVWQRGVEEYFTVVNYDQRASGKSASAVSEGMDLSVDRYVDDLAELIAWLQRELGVQKVGVLGHSWGTVLGLTLAQRRPDLLWASIGVGQVISGPENEVASFRHAMQSAVADRNEQAISELQALGEYPGEQPLTVERIVTCRRWAQYYGGLSAYRSDFAYFTESQELSPYYTDADLELIGIGQRATMPEVLPALLGFDARDQTAFEVPILQFLGRHDWTTPTGPVARWLETVTAPATHVVWFENSAHLCMFEEPGKFLVSLVTHALPHAVVPGQSKTPAM; encoded by the coding sequence ATGAGTGACGACCTCGGCCGCGCAGTGATCGCGGATCTCTGCCGGATCCCGAACCCGGAGTCGATCGACAGGACGGCGTACGTCGACCTCGGCGGTGTCTCCCAGTTCGTCTCGATCCGCGGGCGCAGCACACGGAACCCCGTGCTCGTCGTCTGCCATGGCGGCCCGGCCCTGCCGTCGCTGCCCTCGTCGTGGGTCTGGCAACGAGGCGTGGAGGAGTACTTCACCGTCGTCAACTACGACCAGCGCGCGAGCGGCAAGTCCGCGAGCGCAGTATCCGAAGGCATGGACCTCAGCGTCGACCGGTACGTCGACGATCTCGCGGAGCTGATCGCGTGGCTCCAGCGGGAGCTCGGCGTGCAGAAGGTCGGAGTCCTCGGGCACAGCTGGGGGACGGTCCTCGGTCTCACTCTGGCCCAGCGGCGCCCCGACCTGCTGTGGGCGTCTATCGGCGTCGGGCAGGTCATCTCCGGACCCGAGAACGAGGTGGCGAGCTTCCGCCACGCGATGCAGAGTGCTGTCGCGGACCGGAACGAGCAGGCGATCTCGGAGTTGCAGGCACTGGGGGAGTACCCGGGCGAGCAACCGCTGACCGTCGAGCGCATCGTGACCTGCCGGAGATGGGCGCAGTACTACGGCGGCCTCTCGGCGTATCGCTCCGACTTCGCGTACTTCACCGAGTCCCAGGAGCTGTCCCCGTATTACACGGACGCCGACCTGGAGCTCATCGGCATCGGGCAGCGGGCGACCATGCCCGAGGTGCTGCCGGCCCTGCTCGGCTTCGACGCCCGCGACCAGACCGCGTTCGAGGTGCCGATCCTCCAGTTCCTCGGACGGCACGACTGGACGACGCCCACCGGACCGGTGGCCCGCTGGCTGGAGACCGTGACGGCGCCCGCGACGCACGTCGTCTGGTTCGAGAACTCCGCACACCTGTGCATGTTCGAGGAGCCCGGGAAATTCCTCGTGAGCCTCGTGACCCACGCGCTGCCGCATGCGGTCGTTCCAGGGCAAAGCAAAACCCCCGCCATGTAG
- a CDS encoding abortive infection family protein, with translation MTFPLNDEIAAAFAQFFFGGGSGPSHSTLSRLFAGAGYVDADPYDLNTQAPNKQQRVLAVFRAAERRPAGALVDGMLNALRLDGAFGKYADDKHVADLHAAVTHAGWALSAYGRLEYAGDIHLETGGRAALDEQLERLRRNIDDPAALLGGAKELLEAVAKFVLEEGNRLPERADFPALVALSFEKLGLRPAVVDDSVPGAKQVPSIYQSAKTVAFTVNELRNLQGTGHGRTLLTGVTAEAARYVIREVVHVADLMLSTHDRQMGR, from the coding sequence ATGACGTTCCCGCTCAACGACGAGATCGCCGCCGCCTTCGCGCAGTTCTTCTTCGGCGGCGGTAGCGGGCCGAGCCACTCCACGCTGTCACGACTCTTCGCGGGCGCCGGATACGTCGACGCTGATCCCTACGACTTGAACACGCAGGCACCGAACAAGCAGCAGCGCGTCCTCGCGGTGTTCCGAGCGGCCGAGCGGCGGCCCGCGGGCGCGCTCGTTGACGGGATGCTCAACGCGCTCCGGCTCGACGGCGCGTTTGGGAAGTATGCCGACGACAAGCACGTCGCTGACCTGCACGCGGCGGTGACCCACGCCGGCTGGGCGCTCTCGGCGTACGGACGGCTCGAGTACGCGGGCGACATCCACCTCGAGACCGGCGGTCGCGCCGCGCTCGATGAACAGCTCGAGCGGCTGCGGCGGAACATCGACGACCCGGCGGCGCTGCTCGGCGGGGCGAAGGAGCTGCTCGAAGCCGTCGCGAAGTTCGTCCTCGAGGAGGGCAACCGCCTGCCGGAGCGCGCCGACTTCCCGGCGCTGGTGGCGCTCTCGTTCGAGAAGCTGGGGCTTCGCCCGGCGGTCGTCGACGACTCGGTCCCGGGCGCGAAGCAGGTCCCCTCGATCTACCAGTCGGCGAAGACCGTAGCATTCACCGTCAACGAGCTGCGGAATCTGCAGGGCACCGGCCACGGCCGGACGCTCCTCACCGGAGTGACTGCTGAGGCGGCGCGCTACGTCATCCGCGAGGTTGTACACGTCGCCGACCTGATGTTGTCGACGCACGACCGCCAGATGGGGCGGTAG
- a CDS encoding adenine-specific methyltransferase EcoRI family protein, translated as MTLITAANGNLSAARGAKKDEFYTQLVDIEKELSHYRKHFAGKVVYLNCDDPRVSNFFRYFSENFEALGLKRLIATCYQSEDPGQFSRGDSSRAVWLEYDGDKNGNRVPDANEIGVRPLKGDGDFRSAESVELLRQADIVVTNPPFSLFREFVAQLVEHDKQFIILGNMNALTYKEIFPLFQNNQMWYGPSIRSGDREFRVPADYPLEAAGTRVDAEGNRYIRVKGVRWFTNLDYDERHRDLELTKRYREADYPRYANFDAIEVGKTADIPSDYAGLMGVPITFIDKYNPEQFEIVGSSKTLGQPMSQIAEKGTYQQGGPRFYLPTPRGYRRMYDRIVVRNRRLSGGNRGLDARVVSLPR; from the coding sequence ATGACGCTCATCACTGCCGCGAATGGCAATCTGTCAGCGGCGAGGGGGGCCAAGAAGGACGAGTTCTACACCCAGCTGGTTGACATCGAGAAGGAGCTCAGTCACTACCGGAAACACTTCGCCGGCAAGGTCGTCTACCTCAACTGCGACGACCCAAGGGTCAGCAACTTCTTCCGTTACTTCTCCGAGAACTTTGAGGCGCTGGGCCTGAAGCGACTCATCGCCACGTGCTACCAGAGCGAGGATCCGGGCCAGTTCAGCCGGGGCGACTCCTCGCGCGCTGTCTGGCTCGAGTACGACGGCGACAAGAACGGCAACCGCGTGCCGGACGCCAACGAGATCGGCGTGCGTCCTCTCAAGGGCGATGGCGACTTCCGGAGCGCCGAGAGCGTCGAGCTGCTGCGCCAAGCGGACATCGTCGTCACGAACCCGCCATTCTCGCTGTTCCGCGAGTTCGTCGCCCAGCTCGTCGAGCACGACAAGCAGTTCATCATCCTCGGGAACATGAACGCGCTCACCTACAAGGAGATATTCCCGCTCTTCCAGAACAACCAGATGTGGTACGGCCCGAGCATCCGCAGCGGCGACCGCGAGTTTCGCGTGCCAGCCGACTACCCGCTTGAGGCTGCAGGGACCCGGGTTGATGCGGAGGGAAACCGATACATTCGCGTCAAGGGCGTTCGTTGGTTCACCAACCTCGACTATGACGAGCGGCACCGAGACCTCGAACTGACTAAGCGATACCGCGAGGCCGACTATCCGCGCTACGCGAACTTCGACGCAATCGAGGTCGGCAAAACCGCGGATATTCCGTCCGACTACGCCGGCCTCATGGGCGTCCCGATCACGTTCATCGACAAGTACAACCCAGAGCAGTTCGAGATCGTCGGGTCGAGCAAGACCTTGGGCCAGCCCATGTCCCAGATCGCCGAGAAGGGCACCTACCAGCAGGGCGGCCCACGGTTCTACCTGCCGACACCGCGCGGCTATCGACGCATGTACGACCGGATCGTCGTGCGAAACCGGCGCCTTTCGGGCGGGAATCGGGGATTGGACGCGCGTGTCGTATCGCTACCTCGGTAA